In Pseudoalteromonas carrageenovora IAM 12662, the following proteins share a genomic window:
- a CDS encoding NUDIX hydrolase, whose amino-acid sequence MQQLKTLVHSGININQGTSFTRLTARAIVIKNNKILLMYTARYEDYSLPGGGVDEGESIEQGLIRELNEETGAQNIQVIKPFGLYEEYRPWYKDDFDIIHIKSYCYVCSIADELGKAQLEHYEQQNGMSTKWVDINEAIAHNERTLANSEKQGLSILRETFLLKRIACDLL is encoded by the coding sequence ATGCAGCAATTAAAAACCTTGGTTCATTCTGGTATTAACATTAACCAAGGTACCTCATTTACCCGTTTAACAGCACGTGCCATTGTTATTAAAAATAATAAAATATTACTTATGTATACAGCACGCTATGAAGATTACAGCTTGCCCGGGGGTGGCGTTGATGAAGGTGAAAGTATTGAACAAGGCTTGATAAGAGAGCTTAATGAAGAAACCGGAGCACAAAACATACAGGTTATTAAACCTTTTGGCTTATACGAAGAATATCGCCCTTGGTATAAAGACGACTTTGATATTATTCATATAAAATCGTACTGCTATGTATGCAGTATTGCCGACGAACTTGGTAAAGCCCAACTAGAGCATTATGAGCAACAAAATGGCATGAGCACTAAATGGGTTGATATTAACGAAGCCATTGCCCATAACGAGCGCACACTTGCTAATAGCGAAAAACAAGGACTTTCTATATTAAGAGAAACTTTTTTACTTAAGCGTATAGCTTGCGATCTACTCTAG
- a CDS encoding NAD-dependent succinate-semialdehyde dehydrogenase — MSNTVKTINPATEQTIETYTLLSQEEAEQAIEKSHETYLKWRLTSFTERAKHLNKLASLFEEQKEAIAKLMTEEMGKVYEQGFQEVELCAGICRYTAEHGPQVLADEERNMDGGRAIISYQPTGVLLGIQPWNFPLYQVIRYSAANIMAGNTTVLKHAGNVFGMAEKIETLFKQAGFPEHCFSNLLIDGKTASSLISHKAISGVTFTGSDGTGKKVAEEAGKHVKKTVLELGSNDAYLVLDDADLELAVKTCVTGRMINNGETCVSAKRFVVVESLYDDFKAQIKEQFEALKMGDPMADDTDLGPMAREDLRDKIHDQVMQSVKAGANVITGGEVPSQTGYYYPPTLLDNLAPGMPAYDDELFGPVASLIKAKDNDDAMRIANDSRYGLGGGIFSKDEKKAIELAKKHFDTGMININGYGLAQPNLPFGGVKESGYGREHGGFGMREFVNIKCIMINS, encoded by the coding sequence ATGAGTAACACAGTTAAGACGATCAATCCCGCAACTGAGCAAACCATTGAAACCTACACACTGCTTTCTCAAGAAGAGGCAGAGCAGGCAATTGAAAAATCTCACGAAACATATTTAAAATGGCGTTTAACCTCATTTACCGAACGTGCTAAGCATTTAAATAAATTAGCATCACTTTTTGAAGAACAAAAAGAAGCCATTGCTAAACTAATGACCGAAGAAATGGGTAAAGTTTACGAGCAAGGCTTCCAAGAGGTTGAACTGTGTGCTGGCATTTGTCGTTATACAGCAGAGCATGGCCCTCAAGTACTTGCCGACGAAGAGCGTAATATGGACGGCGGCCGTGCAATTATTAGTTATCAACCAACGGGCGTATTATTAGGTATTCAACCTTGGAACTTCCCGCTTTATCAAGTTATTCGTTATAGCGCAGCTAACATTATGGCCGGCAACACGACCGTACTTAAGCATGCGGGTAACGTTTTTGGCATGGCCGAAAAAATCGAAACACTATTTAAACAAGCCGGTTTTCCTGAGCATTGTTTTAGCAATTTACTTATTGATGGTAAAACAGCCAGCTCACTTATTTCGCACAAAGCAATTAGCGGTGTAACCTTTACTGGTAGTGATGGCACCGGTAAAAAAGTAGCCGAAGAAGCCGGTAAACACGTTAAAAAAACAGTACTGGAGCTAGGTAGTAACGATGCTTACTTAGTACTGGATGATGCCGACTTAGAGCTTGCCGTTAAAACCTGTGTAACAGGGCGTATGATCAACAACGGTGAAACCTGTGTATCAGCAAAACGTTTTGTTGTAGTTGAATCACTTTATGATGACTTTAAAGCCCAAATTAAAGAGCAATTTGAAGCGTTAAAAATGGGCGACCCAATGGCTGATGATACAGACCTAGGCCCAATGGCACGTGAAGATTTACGTGACAAAATTCATGACCAAGTAATGCAATCGGTTAAGGCCGGTGCAAATGTAATTACTGGTGGCGAAGTACCTTCGCAAACGGGTTATTACTACCCACCTACTCTGCTAGATAACTTAGCACCAGGCATGCCAGCATACGATGATGAGCTATTTGGCCCAGTTGCCTCGCTTATTAAAGCAAAAGACAACGACGATGCCATGCGTATCGCCAACGACTCTCGCTATGGTTTAGGCGGCGGTATTTTCTCTAAAGATGAGAAAAAAGCCATTGAACTGGCTAAAAAGCACTTTGATACCGGTATGATCAACATTAACGGTTATGGTCTTGCACAGCCAAACCTACCGTTTGGTGGTGTTAAAGAAAGTGGCTACGGCCGAGAACATGGCGGCTTTGGTATGCGCGAGTTTGTAAATATCAAATGTATTATGATTAATAGCTAA
- a CDS encoding endonuclease/exonuclease/phosphatase family protein, giving the protein MLIVLAIIAGFFLLVTLLPMSYSQHYLVRSCDFVRLQVFYIASFVGVASLLLLWQSGNTGYLLTALTSLVIMVLQGKWIFPYTWLAKKEVKTASVSEDHSVRIMSANVLMSNHNSEQLISLVDKHQPDLLITLESDSWWENKLSVLKKHYPYFIECPKDNRYGMHLYSKFKILDAQICELIEDDIPSIHILFENDEGLQMQGHFIHPAPPSPTEEDSSRPRDSELIMVAKALKNPTRPTIVAGDLNDVAWSRSTRLFMQISGFLDPRKGRGFYNTFHASYFFMRWPLDHLFHSQGFKVKRIKRLAKYGSDHFALLTELVFENAKQHSLEDKSDELKQEEIQELAMSKADKRKVPRFEEG; this is encoded by the coding sequence ATGCTTATTGTATTGGCTATAATTGCAGGCTTTTTTTTACTAGTCACCTTATTACCTATGTCATACAGCCAGCATTATTTAGTTCGTAGCTGTGACTTTGTTCGTTTACAAGTTTTTTATATAGCTAGCTTTGTTGGAGTGGCTTCACTTTTATTACTTTGGCAAAGCGGTAATACAGGGTATTTACTCACAGCTTTAACGTCACTCGTTATTATGGTACTACAAGGGAAGTGGATTTTTCCTTATACTTGGCTTGCTAAAAAAGAAGTTAAAACAGCTTCTGTGAGTGAAGATCACAGTGTAAGAATAATGTCGGCTAATGTGCTTATGTCAAACCACAATAGCGAGCAGCTTATTTCACTTGTTGATAAGCATCAGCCTGATTTATTAATAACACTTGAAAGCGATAGCTGGTGGGAAAACAAGTTATCGGTACTAAAAAAACACTACCCATACTTTATAGAGTGCCCAAAAGACAACCGCTATGGCATGCACTTATACAGTAAATTTAAAATTCTTGACGCTCAAATATGTGAGTTAATTGAAGATGATATACCCTCAATTCATATATTGTTTGAAAACGATGAAGGCCTGCAAATGCAAGGGCACTTTATTCATCCCGCACCACCAAGCCCCACTGAAGAAGACTCATCGCGCCCACGCGACTCGGAGCTAATAATGGTGGCTAAAGCACTTAAAAATCCAACCAGACCAACAATTGTAGCGGGCGATTTAAATGATGTGGCATGGTCGCGTAGCACCCGTTTGTTTATGCAAATAAGTGGTTTTTTAGACCCACGCAAAGGCCGTGGTTTTTATAATACCTTTCACGCGAGTTACTTTTTTATGCGCTGGCCGCTGGATCATTTATTTCACAGCCAAGGCTTTAAAGTAAAACGTATTAAGCGCCTTGCTAAATATGGCTCAGACCACTTTGCACTGCTTACCGAGCTGGTGTTTGAAAATGCTAAGCAGCATTCATTAGAAGATAAATCAGACGAGCTTAAGCAAGAAGAGATACAAGAGCTTGCTATGAGCAAAGCCGATAAACGAAAAGTACCAAGGTTTGAGGAGGGCTAG
- a CDS encoding TIGR03643 family protein has protein sequence MFNAEQQSRIIEMAWEDRTPYEAIEQLYGLKYPQLVVFMREHISKGSFKVWRKRHVGRTTKHLKLRDPSIMRSHCKTQYKHR, from the coding sequence ATGTTTAACGCAGAGCAGCAATCGCGCATTATTGAAATGGCGTGGGAAGATAGAACACCATACGAGGCAATAGAGCAGTTATACGGGCTTAAATATCCGCAGCTGGTGGTATTTATGCGCGAACATATTTCAAAAGGAAGTTTTAAAGTGTGGCGCAAACGCCACGTAGGGCGTACTACAAAACATTTAAAACTTCGCGACCCTTCAATAATGCGCAGCCATTGTAAAACCCAATATAAACATCGCTAG
- a CDS encoding substrate-binding periplasmic protein codes for MRAVLVFLALTFSQLLLATPNKTLRCATTHYPPFTIYDEQTNTFSGLDIEYLRFIERNLNLNIDVMHLPWARIKKEMTLGYYDCYFSLANNKERTQYLDFTSEPLHITQFGLFGKTKEQLNTTDLSAARIAMLRGVAFPNIIAAHYNIDDSNLMRSLSTKATFELLDKNRVDYAITNYQAGLWYAKNHKNITARQLNEFALPVYIAFKHGVINTKLVDEQIIRFKNQKQ; via the coding sequence ATGCGCGCTGTATTGGTGTTTTTAGCTTTAACTTTTTCTCAGCTATTATTGGCAACGCCTAATAAAACGCTTCGCTGCGCAACCACGCACTACCCTCCTTTTACAATATATGATGAGCAAACCAATACCTTTTCTGGCCTTGATATAGAGTACTTAAGGTTTATTGAGCGTAATTTAAATTTAAACATTGATGTGATGCATTTACCGTGGGCACGCATTAAAAAAGAAATGACACTCGGGTATTACGATTGCTATTTTTCACTGGCAAATAACAAAGAGCGCACTCAATATTTAGACTTTACCAGTGAGCCACTGCATATCACCCAATTTGGTTTATTTGGTAAAACCAAGGAGCAGTTAAACACAACGGATTTATCAGCTGCGCGTATAGCTATGTTGAGAGGTGTTGCTTTCCCAAACATTATTGCTGCGCATTACAATATTGATGATAGTAATTTAATGCGCTCGCTCTCCACTAAAGCCACTTTTGAGCTACTTGATAAAAACCGCGTTGATTACGCAATAACTAATTATCAGGCCGGATTATGGTATGCAAAAAACCATAAAAACATAACCGCTAGGCAGTTAAATGAGTTTGCTCTTCCTGTTTATATTGCCTTTAAACACGGCGTAATAAACACCAAGTTGGTTGATGAGCAAATAATACGTTTTAAAAATCAAAAACAATAG
- a CDS encoding YoaK family protein: MFTKLPQWVEYGAFALAFIAGIVNAVGLLGFEHQAISHLSGSVTLLGIKLMNSTSAALLLMSIVLSFMLGSALSGFLLTGGSLKLGRHYDTLLFIEGLLLLLSAYLLDQSYVYGITLASAACGLQNALATNYSGAVVRTTHLTGIFTDLGLMIGKALKGETFDSRKGVMFLLIIIGFLFGGITGFILFEYYSILALVVPALACFVLSITYRVYRVRTL; the protein is encoded by the coding sequence ATGTTTACAAAATTACCACAGTGGGTTGAATATGGCGCGTTTGCGCTCGCCTTTATTGCTGGCATTGTGAATGCTGTAGGGTTATTAGGATTTGAGCATCAGGCTATTTCTCACCTTTCGGGCAGTGTTACTTTACTTGGTATAAAACTAATGAACAGTACCTCTGCTGCGTTACTACTAATGAGTATAGTTTTAAGCTTTATGCTGGGCTCGGCGCTTTCTGGCTTTTTACTCACTGGTGGCTCGTTAAAGCTTGGCCGACATTACGACACTTTGTTATTTATTGAAGGCCTTTTACTACTTTTAAGTGCTTATTTGCTCGACCAGTCTTATGTTTATGGCATTACACTTGCCAGCGCCGCGTGTGGTTTACAAAATGCATTAGCCACTAATTATAGCGGCGCCGTAGTGCGTACTACTCACTTAACCGGAATTTTTACCGACCTTGGCCTAATGATAGGTAAAGCACTTAAAGGGGAAACCTTTGATAGCCGAAAAGGTGTAATGTTTTTACTTATTATTATTGGTTTTTTATTTGGCGGTATTACTGGGTTTATTTTATTTGAGTATTACTCAATACTCGCTTTAGTGGTGCCTGCACTGGCGTGCTTTGTATTATCGATAACGTATAGGGTTTATAGAGTTCGCACACTTTAA
- a CDS encoding TonB-dependent receptor, giving the protein MKPYFLPLLLPLSHVAIADNQNDDAIETLTTTASRTEALATPLPLTISTLSEAQLNSIAPTHVEESLQRIAGANVQRGNGQEYLPALRSPVLSGAAACGGILTLEDGIPLRAAGFCNINELFEAHSEMAKRIEVLKGPGSALYGSNAVHGVINVITPDTTQGGGLLGLDYGSYGYARYKLRAGKDYGNSGIGINASVTDDTGYRDDESVKQQKVNIRHRFERSNLLLTSGLTYTDLDQQTAGFITGFESYKNEDIAQQNFDPDAFRKARSFRAWSNAQWQLKNGNVFSITPYVRDQSMDFFKHFLPGTPLETNSQTGFGVQSLYQHNLQSNIKVNLGLDGEYTRSDFTQSQNEPTQGSAFLVATVPQGKHYDYDVNATLYAPFASIDWQLNKWFISAGLRYEHMQYDYTNNMLTGRTKDDGSECSFGGCRYSRPASGKNSFSNTSPKLGVSYKVNNNNTVYANFSRGYRAPQAAELYQLQRDQTTANLNPEIANNAELGLKGYYSDVSYALAVYAMSKHNTIYRDSDFFNVNNGSSRHRGIELEVDYALSKTLNLQFAGTHAKHTYTNNQLVSGLNINGNEVDTAPRNIANLDLNWQAFNNLALALQWHSVSSYYTDPENLHSYEGHDILSLRAKWQVTNKLEVLARVINLTDEAYAERADFTSFTGDRYFPGKPRNAMLSATYTW; this is encoded by the coding sequence ATGAAACCTTATTTTTTGCCGCTATTATTGCCACTAAGCCATGTTGCAATTGCTGATAATCAAAACGATGATGCTATAGAAACGTTAACAACCACCGCCTCGCGTACAGAAGCACTTGCCACACCCCTTCCTCTTACTATTAGCACCTTATCTGAGGCGCAATTAAACAGTATTGCGCCAACTCATGTTGAAGAATCATTACAGCGTATTGCTGGCGCAAATGTACAACGTGGTAACGGGCAAGAGTATTTACCTGCACTTCGCTCGCCTGTGCTTTCGGGCGCGGCAGCATGTGGCGGCATACTCACCCTTGAAGATGGCATACCACTTCGCGCTGCGGGCTTTTGTAATATAAACGAGCTATTTGAAGCGCATAGCGAAATGGCAAAGCGTATTGAAGTATTAAAAGGCCCGGGCTCTGCGCTTTATGGCTCTAATGCCGTGCATGGTGTTATTAATGTAATAACGCCTGACACCACCCAAGGTGGCGGACTGCTAGGGCTTGACTATGGATCATACGGTTATGCTCGTTATAAATTACGCGCAGGGAAAGACTACGGCAACAGTGGGATTGGCATTAACGCAAGTGTGACTGACGATACTGGTTATCGCGACGACGAGAGCGTAAAACAGCAAAAAGTAAATATTCGCCACCGCTTTGAGCGTTCAAACCTATTACTTACCTCTGGCCTTACATACACAGATTTAGATCAGCAAACAGCGGGCTTTATAACGGGTTTTGAAAGCTATAAAAACGAAGACATAGCACAGCAAAACTTTGACCCCGATGCATTTAGAAAAGCCCGCTCATTTAGAGCGTGGAGCAATGCCCAGTGGCAATTAAAAAACGGGAATGTGTTTTCTATTACACCTTATGTGCGCGACCAAAGCATGGACTTTTTTAAGCACTTTTTACCCGGCACCCCACTTGAAACTAATAGCCAAACAGGCTTTGGGGTGCAATCTCTTTATCAGCACAATTTACAAAGTAATATAAAAGTAAACCTAGGGCTTGATGGCGAATATACCCGCAGCGATTTTACACAAAGCCAAAACGAACCAACTCAGGGCTCTGCATTTTTAGTTGCCACAGTACCGCAAGGCAAACACTACGATTACGACGTAAACGCAACACTGTATGCGCCATTTGCATCTATTGATTGGCAATTAAATAAATGGTTTATTAGCGCCGGCCTAAGATATGAGCATATGCAGTACGATTATACTAATAATATGCTTACTGGCCGTACAAAAGATGATGGCAGTGAATGTAGCTTTGGCGGTTGCCGCTATAGCCGCCCAGCTAGTGGTAAAAATAGTTTTAGCAATACATCGCCTAAGCTAGGTGTAAGCTATAAGGTCAATAACAACAATACTGTATATGCTAACTTTTCGCGTGGTTACAGAGCGCCCCAAGCGGCTGAGCTATACCAATTACAACGCGATCAAACCACCGCTAATTTAAACCCAGAAATAGCTAATAATGCCGAGCTTGGTTTAAAAGGATATTACAGCGATGTGAGTTATGCATTGGCTGTGTATGCCATGAGTAAGCACAACACTATTTATCGCGATAGCGACTTTTTTAACGTTAATAATGGCAGCTCTCGCCATCGTGGTATTGAGCTTGAAGTAGACTACGCATTAAGTAAAACACTTAACTTACAATTTGCAGGTACACATGCAAAGCATACGTATACTAATAACCAGTTAGTGAGTGGCTTAAATATTAACGGCAACGAGGTAGATACTGCGCCGCGCAACATTGCTAACCTTGATTTAAATTGGCAAGCCTTTAATAACCTAGCGCTTGCACTGCAATGGCATAGCGTAAGTAGTTACTATACCGACCCAGAAAACCTTCATAGCTACGAGGGCCATGATATTTTAAGCTTACGTGCAAAGTGGCAAGTTACCAATAAGCTAGAAGTGCTTGCCCGTGTAATAAACCTTACCGACGAAGCTTACGCAGAGCGTGCCGATTTCACTAGTTTTACTGGCGACAGGTACTTCCCTGGTAAGCCACGTAACGCAATGCTCTCAGCCACGTATACTTGGTAA
- a CDS encoding AraC family transcriptional regulator, with the protein MFEPKGWGYLQNYEHMVQPIIAKVDTAQGSKEYPLHTHPKGQLILALDGYVTCEAANKMWMVPTHSAIWVPANTCHSNRASDNANLCFVFIDANLKGMPTHTCTLAITSLVKSLMLKLASENQAYSEGDKTARLAQVLFDLLIEMPAQPLDFALSKHVVIQTMSRELIEHPNNRKTLAQWAVQFALTERTLARLIKKQTGMTFGKWRTQLHIITALQALSDGQSVQQVSELLGYESVSAFITMFKKVMGKSPTKYLGDLN; encoded by the coding sequence ATGTTTGAACCTAAAGGGTGGGGCTATCTGCAAAATTATGAGCATATGGTGCAGCCCATAATCGCCAAAGTAGATACCGCACAAGGCAGTAAAGAATACCCTTTACATACTCACCCAAAGGGGCAATTAATATTAGCGCTTGATGGCTATGTAACCTGCGAAGCGGCAAATAAAATGTGGATGGTGCCAACTCACAGCGCTATTTGGGTGCCTGCTAATACGTGCCACAGTAATCGTGCATCAGATAACGCCAATTTATGCTTTGTATTTATTGATGCCAACCTAAAAGGCATGCCCACACACACTTGTACTTTGGCTATTACTTCCCTCGTTAAAAGCTTAATGCTTAAGCTGGCAAGCGAAAACCAAGCTTATAGCGAAGGAGATAAAACCGCGCGTTTAGCCCAAGTATTGTTTGATTTATTAATAGAAATGCCAGCGCAGCCGCTTGATTTTGCGCTTTCTAAGCATGTAGTTATACAAACCATGAGCCGGGAGTTAATTGAGCATCCCAATAACCGCAAAACCCTTGCACAATGGGCAGTGCAATTTGCGTTAACCGAACGTACGTTGGCACGACTTATAAAAAAGCAAACCGGCATGACCTTTGGTAAGTGGCGAACGCAACTACATATAATTACCGCGCTGCAGGCACTTTCAGATGGGCAAAGCGTACAGCAAGTGTCGGAGTTATTAGGGTATGAATCGGTGAGTGCGTTTATAACTATGTTTAAAAAGGTAATGGGAAAATCGCCCACTAAATACTTGGGCGATTTAAATTAA
- a CDS encoding MFS transporter encodes MTHTPQSNTGTSRFSSILLVIGILLIAANLRAPFTGVAPVLDQIIAHFGLTASQAGFITTLPLIAFAIISPMAASLAKRQGLERTLFFAVFLILMGIAGRVFNSSIMLFVGTAIIGAGIAIANVLLPSLIKRDFAAKVAVMTSAYVLTMGVTSGGFSALVYPLSQYEGLGWQFALGASALITVTTLIVWMAQLNKHTKPTQTAHTSTLTKSIWRYALAWQITLLLGLNSFLNYIIITWLPGILTEAGQSATQAGAYHGAFQIATAIPGLVLIPLLAKLKDQSALSFILASLSATCALGLLYMPSFALVWTLLLGFSSGACFILGLSFISLRTDDSTQAASLSGMSQSIGYLLAAIGPMVAGALHTATGSWSAPLWLCAVAGVLCAICGWFSGKNTTLNNS; translated from the coding sequence ATGACACACACACCTCAAAGCAATACTGGCACGTCGCGCTTTTCGAGCATACTACTGGTAATAGGTATTTTACTTATTGCCGCCAATTTACGTGCACCTTTTACAGGTGTTGCGCCAGTGCTTGATCAAATAATTGCGCACTTTGGTTTAACCGCTTCGCAGGCGGGGTTTATCACCACGTTACCGCTTATTGCATTTGCGATTATATCGCCCATGGCAGCAAGCCTAGCTAAACGCCAAGGGCTTGAGCGCACTTTATTTTTTGCCGTATTTTTAATATTAATGGGTATTGCTGGGCGGGTGTTTAATTCGTCAATAATGTTGTTTGTTGGCACAGCTATTATTGGTGCTGGTATTGCTATAGCTAACGTTTTATTACCGAGTTTAATAAAACGTGACTTTGCCGCAAAAGTCGCCGTTATGACCTCTGCTTATGTACTTACTATGGGCGTTACATCGGGTGGGTTTTCAGCGTTAGTTTACCCGCTTAGCCAATATGAAGGGTTGGGCTGGCAATTTGCTTTAGGCGCAAGTGCGCTTATTACAGTCACCACTTTAATTGTATGGATGGCGCAATTAAATAAACACACAAAACCTACACAAACAGCACATACCTCAACACTTACTAAAAGCATTTGGCGTTATGCTCTTGCATGGCAAATTACACTATTGCTAGGTTTAAATTCGTTTTTAAACTACATCATCATTACGTGGTTGCCGGGCATTTTAACCGAAGCGGGCCAAAGCGCTACGCAAGCAGGCGCCTATCATGGGGCTTTTCAAATTGCGACCGCCATACCTGGGCTTGTACTTATACCGCTACTTGCCAAGCTCAAAGATCAAAGCGCGCTTAGCTTTATACTTGCATCACTTAGTGCAACATGTGCGCTTGGTTTGTTGTATATGCCAAGTTTTGCCTTGGTATGGACACTACTACTTGGTTTTAGTTCTGGAGCGTGTTTTATTTTAGGGCTATCGTTTATTAGCCTACGTACTGATGACTCCACGCAAGCGGCATCGCTTTCGGGTATGTCACAAAGTATTGGTTATTTGCTGGCGGCTATTGGCCCTATGGTTGCAGGGGCATTGCATACTGCAACAGGGAGCTGGAGTGCGCCATTGTGGCTATGTGCTGTTGCGGGCGTGTTATGTGCTATATGCGGATGGTTTAGCGGTAAAAATACCACGCTTAATAACAGTTAA
- a CDS encoding RidA family protein codes for MKTLIKTALLASVLLTVFAQAKSSNVDFLNTGKANPNLPFSQIVKAGNTLYMSGQIGINPATGKLAAGGFEGEAKQTLENIKRTLELHNYSMSNIVKCTVMLTDISDFKAFNAIYTQYFSAPYPARSAFAVKALALDSLVEVECIGSL; via the coding sequence ATGAAAACACTGATAAAAACAGCCTTATTAGCAAGTGTACTACTTACCGTTTTTGCGCAGGCAAAATCCAGTAATGTCGACTTTTTAAATACAGGCAAAGCGAATCCTAACTTGCCATTTTCGCAAATAGTAAAAGCAGGTAATACGCTTTATATGTCGGGACAAATAGGGATTAACCCTGCAACCGGTAAGTTAGCAGCGGGTGGTTTTGAAGGTGAAGCTAAGCAAACTCTTGAAAATATTAAGCGCACTTTAGAGCTGCATAACTACAGCATGAGCAATATTGTAAAATGCACGGTTATGCTGACCGACATAAGCGACTTTAAAGCGTTTAACGCTATTTATACGCAATATTTTAGTGCGCCGTATCCTGCACGTAGTGCCTTTGCTGTTAAAGCGTTAGCCCTTGATTCTTTAGTAGAAGTTGAGTGTATAGGCTCACTTTAA
- a CDS encoding GFA family protein, with protein sequence MKITGSCYCGEIKYQAESQNNNALICHCSDCQRMSSGPFRAVIIAEPNSVVFTQGEPKEFVKTAQSGNKRAQGFCGTCGTTLYATNAEKEGRVYGLRIGAVDQRDEFKPSAQIWSQSTLAWLNDLHKVPAFETTPQ encoded by the coding sequence ATGAAAATTACTGGAAGCTGCTATTGTGGTGAAATTAAATACCAAGCAGAATCTCAAAACAATAATGCACTTATTTGCCATTGCAGCGATTGCCAACGTATGTCGAGCGGTCCATTTAGAGCCGTTATAATTGCAGAGCCAAACTCGGTTGTGTTTACCCAAGGCGAGCCAAAAGAGTTTGTTAAAACAGCCCAAAGTGGTAACAAGCGTGCGCAGGGATTTTGTGGCACATGTGGTACAACACTTTATGCTACAAATGCAGAAAAAGAAGGTCGTGTTTATGGGTTGCGTATTGGTGCGGTTGATCAGCGCGATGAGTTTAAACCGTCTGCACAAATTTGGTCACAATCTACGCTCGCGTGGCTAAACGATTTACACAAAGTGCCGGCCTTTGAAACTACACCTCAATAA
- a CDS encoding TetR/AcrR family transcriptional regulator, with translation MSDQPFLAPKQQRSQQTQEKLLKALHHSLKSKFFEHISIKELADYAEVSVGTFYRRFKNKESLLPMLYQDFGMDLNNWVTELETQSYKNLDDVVNTLCHKTYVFLSSQQGIFRTLHLNSRLHSELLGTDKHINRRVIYQRLAQLITQTDTKVSEAAASTAVFLIVSSLLDKVLYHDLTPAIACPLSAAHYAEELPKIVLAYLG, from the coding sequence ATGTCTGATCAACCCTTTTTGGCACCTAAGCAACAACGCAGCCAGCAAACCCAAGAAAAACTATTAAAAGCGTTGCATCATAGTTTAAAAAGTAAGTTTTTTGAGCACATAAGTATAAAAGAGTTGGCCGATTACGCCGAAGTGTCGGTAGGTACGTTTTACCGTCGCTTTAAAAATAAAGAGTCGCTGCTGCCCATGTTGTATCAAGACTTTGGTATGGATTTAAATAACTGGGTAACAGAGCTTGAGACACAGAGCTATAAAAACCTAGACGATGTAGTTAACACTCTATGTCATAAAACGTATGTATTTTTATCATCACAGCAGGGAATATTTAGAACACTGCATTTAAATTCGCGTTTGCACAGCGAGTTATTAGGCACCGATAAACACATAAACAGACGAGTTATTTATCAGCGTTTAGCGCAATTAATTACCCAAACAGATACTAAAGTAAGCGAGGCGGCAGCAAGTACGGCGGTATTTTTAATTGTTAGCTCATTGCTTGATAAAGTGCTTTATCACGATTTAACGCCTGCGATTGCTTGCCCTTTAAGTGCAGCGCATTACGCAGAAGAACTACCTAAAATTGTGTTAGCTTATTTAGGTTAA